The following coding sequences lie in one Microvirga sp. 17 mud 1-3 genomic window:
- a CDS encoding ABC transporter permease, which translates to MTDVSHPTAPIAPVPPGPASRPAQDERLKDVSLLTRIMRRPELGALAGLVLVTIFFLSTADASMFTLAGLMNILSPASQLGILAIAAALLMIGGEFDLSIGSMVAFAGLIFGSFLTLTGWPLLLAIAATFVVAALLGGLNGQIVIRTKLPSFIVTLAFLFILRGLSLVGLKWATGGSTQMRGIGDRAGEGFVREIFSGNALEGLFAWLAAHDVIGKFPNGTPTVTGVPVSIIWFVLFAAVATWILLRTRAGNWIFAAGGDPNAARNSGVPVDRVKTVLFMLTACAAALVAILTVLDAGSTDSRRGFQKEFEAIIAAVIGGCLLTGGYGSAIGAFFGAIIFGMVSIGLTYTRFDSDWFQVFLGAMLLLAVLFNNFIRRKVTGER; encoded by the coding sequence ATGACGGACGTCAGCCATCCGACCGCGCCGATCGCTCCGGTTCCTCCTGGTCCCGCCTCACGGCCGGCACAGGACGAGCGCCTGAAGGACGTGTCCCTCCTCACCAGGATCATGCGCCGGCCCGAGCTCGGGGCCCTGGCCGGCCTGGTCCTCGTCACCATCTTTTTTCTCTCGACCGCCGATGCGTCCATGTTCACGCTGGCGGGCCTGATGAACATCCTCTCGCCCGCGTCCCAGCTCGGAATCCTGGCCATCGCGGCGGCGCTCCTGATGATTGGCGGCGAGTTCGACCTGTCCATCGGTTCGATGGTGGCCTTTGCGGGCCTGATCTTCGGCTCGTTCCTCACCCTCACCGGGTGGCCGCTGCTCCTCGCCATCGCGGCCACCTTCGTGGTCGCGGCTCTTCTCGGCGGGCTCAACGGGCAGATCGTCATCCGCACGAAGCTGCCGTCCTTCATCGTCACGCTGGCGTTCCTGTTCATCCTGCGCGGCCTGTCCCTCGTCGGCCTGAAATGGGCGACCGGAGGATCCACCCAGATGCGCGGCATCGGCGACAGGGCGGGCGAGGGCTTCGTGCGTGAGATCTTCTCCGGTAATGCCCTCGAGGGCCTTTTCGCCTGGCTCGCGGCCCACGACGTCATCGGCAAATTCCCCAATGGCACGCCCACCGTCACGGGCGTCCCGGTGTCGATCATATGGTTCGTCCTCTTTGCGGCCGTCGCCACCTGGATCCTGCTCAGGACACGAGCCGGCAACTGGATCTTCGCGGCGGGCGGGGATCCGAACGCGGCGCGCAATTCGGGCGTTCCCGTCGACCGGGTGAAGACGGTGCTCTTCATGCTCACGGCCTGCGCGGCCGCGCTCGTGGCCATTCTTACGGTGCTCGATGCCGGCTCCACCGATTCCCGGCGCGGCTTCCAGAAGGAGTTCGAGGCCATCATCGCGGCCGTCATCGGCGGCTGTCTGCTCACCGGCGGCTATGGCTCGGCCATCGGCGCCTTCTTCGGCGCCATCATCTTCGGCATGGTGTCCATCGGGCTCACCTACACGCGCTTCGACTCGGACTGGTTCCAGGTCTTCCTCGGCGCCATGCTGCTGCTCGCGGTCCTGTTCAACAACTTCATCCGCCGGAAAGTAACGGGAGAGCGCTGA
- a CDS encoding sugar ABC transporter substrate-binding protein: MKSFIAGLAAATAMTFAAAAPAAAQQDTRIIVVSHGQANDPFWSVVKNGVSAAGQDMKVQVDYRAPETFDMVAMGQLIDAAVNQKPAGLVVSIPDASALGPSIQKAVAAGIPVISMNSGSDVSKKLGALLHVGQDEADAGRIAGAKLKEMGGKVGLCVNHEVGNVSLDLRCKGFGEGFGGKVTVLPVTNDPADVRAKVKAALASDASIDTIVALNASLSGEPSVAAAKEAGKTGSVKVATFDLSANFLKAVAAGEAAFAIDQQQYLQGYLPVVFLALNAKYGLVPGGNVPSGPNLVTKDKAAQAVELSAKGIR; encoded by the coding sequence ATGAAATCGTTCATTGCCGGTCTTGCTGCCGCTACAGCCATGACCTTCGCGGCCGCCGCTCCAGCCGCGGCGCAGCAGGATACCCGCATCATCGTGGTCAGCCACGGACAGGCCAACGACCCGTTCTGGTCCGTGGTGAAGAACGGCGTCAGCGCCGCCGGGCAGGACATGAAGGTCCAGGTGGATTACCGGGCGCCCGAGACCTTCGACATGGTCGCCATGGGCCAGCTCATCGACGCGGCCGTCAACCAGAAGCCGGCGGGCCTCGTCGTCTCGATCCCGGATGCCTCGGCCCTCGGCCCATCGATCCAGAAGGCCGTCGCGGCCGGGATCCCGGTGATCTCCATGAATTCCGGTTCCGATGTGTCGAAGAAGCTCGGTGCTCTGCTCCATGTGGGGCAGGACGAAGCCGATGCCGGCCGCATCGCCGGCGCGAAGCTGAAGGAGATGGGCGGCAAGGTCGGCCTGTGCGTCAATCACGAGGTCGGCAACGTCTCCCTCGATCTGCGCTGCAAGGGCTTCGGCGAGGGCTTCGGCGGCAAGGTGACCGTGCTGCCGGTCACCAACGACCCGGCCGACGTCCGCGCCAAGGTGAAGGCGGCACTGGCATCGGACGCCTCCATCGACACGATCGTGGCGCTCAATGCCTCCCTGTCCGGCGAGCCGTCCGTCGCGGCCGCAAAGGAGGCCGGCAAGACAGGCTCCGTGAAGGTTGCGACCTTCGATCTCTCGGCGAACTTCCTGAAGGCCGTGGCGGCCGGCGAGGCGGCCTTCGCCATCGACCAGCAGCAATATCTGCAGGGCTACCTGCCGGTGGTCTTCCTGGCCCTCAATGCGAAGTATGGCCTGGTCCCCGGCGGCAACGTCCCGTCCGGTCCGAACCTTGTCACCAAGGACAAGGCCGCCCAGGCGGTCGAACTCTCGGCCAAGGGCATCCGCTGA
- a CDS encoding MurR/RpiR family transcriptional regulator, whose amino-acid sequence MEAPAQTAPDAAPEDYESLKLLLLRRRETLPKRLKQLAAFALEHPEEMAFGTVAGIAEHAGVQPSTLIRFAKSLGYDGFSHLQQIFRDRLRERFPDYRERLQGLRASSGPHVQTTALLDGFTEAAAVSLDRMRRSVGAQDFSRAVATLAEADTIYLLGARRVFPVSAYCAYAFGKLRIRSILIDHIAQLGPEQMAAAGERDAVLAISFTPYAPVTVDLAAAAARRGIPVVAITDSAFSPLVGSADVWLEVAEADFGAFRSLSASFALAMALVVAVAEKRAQS is encoded by the coding sequence ATGGAGGCCCCAGCGCAGACGGCGCCCGATGCCGCTCCGGAGGATTACGAGAGCCTCAAGCTCCTCCTGCTCAGACGCCGCGAGACCCTGCCGAAGCGCCTGAAGCAGCTGGCGGCCTTCGCGCTGGAGCATCCGGAGGAGATGGCCTTCGGCACGGTGGCGGGCATCGCCGAACATGCGGGCGTGCAGCCCTCGACCCTGATCCGTTTCGCCAAGAGCCTCGGCTATGACGGGTTCTCCCACCTGCAGCAGATCTTCCGCGACCGCCTGAGGGAACGCTTTCCCGATTACCGGGAGCGCCTTCAGGGCCTGCGCGCTTCCAGCGGCCCCCATGTCCAGACGACCGCGCTCCTCGACGGCTTCACGGAGGCGGCGGCCGTTTCCCTGGACCGCATGCGCCGCTCCGTGGGCGCGCAGGACTTCTCCCGCGCCGTCGCGACCCTGGCGGAGGCGGACACGATCTATCTTCTGGGCGCGCGGCGGGTCTTCCCGGTTTCGGCCTATTGCGCCTATGCGTTCGGGAAGCTGCGGATCCGCTCCATCCTGATCGACCACATCGCCCAGCTCGGCCCGGAGCAGATGGCCGCGGCGGGCGAGCGGGACGCGGTGCTCGCCATCAGCTTCACGCCCTATGCGCCGGTGACCGTCGATCTGGCGGCAGCAGCGGCACGGCGCGGCATTCCGGTCGTCGCCATTACGGATTCGGCCTTCTCGCCCCTGGTGGGCAGTGCGGATGTATGGCTCGAAGTGGCGGAGGCGGATTTCGGCGCCTTCCGATCCCTCTCGGCCTCCTTCGCGCTCGCCATGGCGCTCGTGGTCGCGGTCGCCGAGAAGCGGGCACAGAGCTGA
- the iolG gene encoding inositol 2-dehydrogenase, with product MIRIAVLGAGRIGRIHGRNAANHPDARLVAVADPHGPSAQELAAATGAEVSSLESIVERTDVDAILICTPTTTHADLIERGARAGKAVFCEKPVDLSSARIESCLATVEKAGTPLMIGFNRRFDPNFASLRRRLADGEVGEVELVTILSRDPGPPPVSYIATSGGLFRDMMIHDLDMARFLLLGDEPVEVHAVGSSLVDPAIGQAGDVDTAAVLLKTAKGRIVQISNSRRATYGYDQRVEVHGSKGMIRAGNVHRTTVEVATASGIAADPVQDFFLERYAEAYRDELGAFLTAVKKGTACDPTGHDGLKAQRLADAATESAKSGQPVRL from the coding sequence ATGATCAGGATCGCCGTTCTGGGCGCAGGCCGCATCGGCCGCATTCACGGCCGCAACGCCGCCAACCATCCGGACGCCCGCCTCGTGGCGGTCGCGGATCCCCACGGGCCCTCCGCGCAGGAGCTCGCGGCCGCGACGGGGGCGGAGGTCTCGTCCCTCGAGTCGATCGTCGAGCGCACGGACGTGGATGCCATCCTCATCTGCACGCCGACGACCACCCATGCGGACCTGATCGAGCGCGGCGCGCGCGCCGGCAAGGCGGTGTTCTGCGAGAAGCCGGTGGATCTTTCGAGCGCCCGGATCGAGAGCTGCCTCGCCACGGTCGAGAAGGCCGGCACGCCCCTGATGATCGGCTTCAACCGCCGCTTCGATCCGAACTTCGCCAGCCTGCGCCGCCGTCTCGCCGATGGTGAGGTGGGCGAGGTCGAGCTTGTGACGATCCTGTCCCGCGATCCCGGCCCGCCGCCGGTCAGCTACATCGCGACCTCCGGCGGCCTGTTCCGGGACATGATGATTCACGATCTCGACATGGCCCGCTTCCTCCTGCTCGGCGACGAGCCTGTGGAGGTCCATGCGGTCGGTTCCTCCCTGGTGGATCCGGCCATCGGGCAGGCGGGCGACGTGGATACCGCGGCGGTGCTCCTGAAGACCGCCAAGGGCCGCATCGTGCAGATCTCCAATTCCCGCCGCGCCACCTACGGCTACGACCAGCGCGTCGAGGTGCATGGCTCGAAGGGCATGATCCGCGCTGGCAACGTCCACCGCACGACCGTGGAGGTGGCGACCGCCTCCGGCATCGCGGCTGATCCGGTGCAGGACTTCTTCCTGGAGCGCTATGCGGAAGCCTATCGGGACGAGCTCGGCGCCTTCCTGACCGCCGTGAAGAAGGGCACCGCCTGCGACCCGACGGGACATGACGGCCTCAAGGCGCAGCGCCTCGCGGACGCGGCCACGGAATCGGCGAAGTCCGGTCAGCCGGTGCGGCTCTGA